A window of Exiguobacterium sp. Helios genomic DNA:
TCCCGTTGAACATCACGTGATTGCGGTCGCTCGGATACAACGTGTCCGTCTCCGCCGGTGTCAGCCCAAAGATTGTCTGCAGTTCTTCCGGCCATCCGGTGTACGCCAAATCATGCTCATCGACGAGACCCGTCATGTACGTCGTGACTAACGTCCCACCCTGTTCGACAAAACGCTGCAACCTCTCCAGGATCGTCGCACTGACTAAATACAGCATCGGCACGATCAACAGTTTGTAAGCATCAAACGGCTGTTCCTTCGTGATGACATCGACGGGAATATCCTGCTCGTAAAAAAAGCGGTAGTGTTCCTGAAGGGTTTGCGGATACTGTTTCGTGTCGTTTGCGAACCCTTGGGCATCATTTAAGGCCCAGTTGTTTTCCCAGTCGTAAAGAATCCCGACCTCTGCCGGACGCGTCGTTCCGACGACGGCATCCAGTTGCTCGAGGGTCCGTCCGACTTGGGCGACTTCTTGAAAGACACGGTTCTGCTCCGACCGGTCATGATCGACGACCGCCCCGTGGAACTTTTCTGATGATCCGCGGGATTTGCGCCACTGGAAATAAAGGACACTGTCGGAACCGTGGGCAATCATTTGCAGCGAGGACAACAGGTGCATGCCTGGACGTTTCGCTTTATTGACAGGATGCCAGTTGACGGCACTCGGCGTCGATTCCATCAAGAGAAACGGTTGCTGTTTTAAACTTCGGAACAAGTCATTGATGAACCCGACCTTCAGCGCTAAGTTGGCTGTTGTTTCCCAGTCATTGTGCCAGGTCGGATAGGCATCCCAACTGACGACATCGACGTGTTTGGCAAATCGACTGTAGTCGAGGGCCTGAAAAGGAATCAAGTCCTCTGTATCCGCCATGAAGTTGGTCGTAATCGGAAGTGCCGGCGTCAATTCGCGCAAGGGGACGCTTTCCTGTTCAAAAAAGGAAATCGTTTGATCCGTCACAAAGCGTTTCCAGTCCAGATTCAAGCCATGGACCATACTTTCACCGATCGGCGACGGCGATTCAATTTGCGACCAGTCGTCAAATGTATGGCTCCAAAAGGCACTCCACCACGAGGCATTCAACGCTTCGAGCGTCTCATACTTCACTTTCAGCCAGTCCCGAAAGGCTTCCTGGCAGAGCGGACAATGGCAGTCGCCCCCGTATTCATTTGAAACATGCCACATCAAAAGCGCCGGATGATTTCCGTACCGTTCGGCCAACAAACGGTTTATTTGCTGCGTTTTCTTTCGATACACGGGTGATGTCAGACAGTGATTATGACGACCGCCATGGAGCTGTTTGACACGCCTTTCATCGACACGCAGGACTTCCGGATAAGCTTGAGACAACCAGGCCGGACGCGCACCGCTTGGTGTTGCCAAGATGACCCGGCCCCCGTTCGCATCAATATCGTCGATGATCTGATCGAGCCACTCGAACGTGAACTGATTTTCGGTCGGTTCGAGCGCACTCCAGGCAAAGATACCAACCGAGTACGTATTCGTGTGCGCGAGACGCATCAACCGTAAATCGTCCTGCAAGACGTCCGGGACATCGAGCCACTGATCCGGATTATAGTCCCCGCCATGCAACAGATGCCTGGCCTTTGATGTATAGATTTTTCGTCCCATTATTAAACTCTCCCTCACTCACCAATTTAGCTGTTCTTTCTCTCTTACCCTTTTGTTCCCCCGGCCGTCAGTCCGGACACAAAATGTTTTTGCAGCAGGACAAACAGAACCGCGACCGGGATGCTGATCAAAATCGCTCCGGCAGCAAACGTCGTATAGCTCGCTCCCATCGCTTCGTTGACAAGATTAAACAGTCCAATCGGCAACGTATACGCTTCCTGCGTCCGTAAAATTGTCGAAGCCAGCACAAAATCCCCGAGTGGTCCCGTAAATCCATTCATCGCGACCACGGCAAGCATCGGACGACAGAGCGGTAAAATAATTTGGATGAAAATCCGGGTATGACCGGCGCCGTCGAGTTTGGCACTTTCATCGAGATCGACCGG
This region includes:
- a CDS encoding beta-galactosidase; the encoded protein is MGRKIYTSKARHLLHGGDYNPDQWLDVPDVLQDDLRLMRLAHTNTYSVGIFAWSALEPTENQFTFEWLDQIIDDIDANGGRVILATPSGARPAWLSQAYPEVLRVDERRVKQLHGGRHNHCLTSPVYRKKTQQINRLLAERYGNHPALLMWHVSNEYGGDCHCPLCQEAFRDWLKVKYETLEALNASWWSAFWSHTFDDWSQIESPSPIGESMVHGLNLDWKRFVTDQTISFFEQESVPLRELTPALPITTNFMADTEDLIPFQALDYSRFAKHVDVVSWDAYPTWHNDWETTANLALKVGFINDLFRSLKQQPFLLMESTPSAVNWHPVNKAKRPGMHLLSSLQMIAHGSDSVLYFQWRKSRGSSEKFHGAVVDHDRSEQNRVFQEVAQVGRTLEQLDAVVGTTRPAEVGILYDWENNWALNDAQGFANDTKQYPQTLQEHYRFFYEQDIPVDVITKEQPFDAYKLLIVPMLYLVSATILERLQRFVEQGGTLVTTYMTGLVDEHDLAYTGWPEELQTIFGLTPAETDTLYPSDRNHVMFNGKQYELQEYATVIQVDEAEVVGRYTDDFYRQTPAVTKHRLGQGEAWYIGGRLEAAFQRDLYTLLTDRLRIEAPLATSHRAEVSVQVRRGQEKDYGFILNFSEIEQSIELFEPLLESATQTEISSQLILAPYEVKIVERKNRDQI